CAAGCCTTCATAGCTAGCAACTTCATATAGCAAAGCTTCTGTAATATATTTTTTTTCGTTTTCAGAAGTAGCTAATTCTTTTAATTCTTTTGCATACTTTAATAGCTTATCCCATTTTTCTACGACATTATAGAATGTCAATATTTTATAATAAGCATCAAATTTATATTCCTGTGGGAGCAATGGAAGATATTCTAGGAGTTGATACAACGTTTCATACCCAGAGACAGTAATGTCTACATCTCTTGCTATGATAAATCGTCTAAAATAAGCAATGGCTAGTTGTTCGTTACGTGTCGAACTGTTATTAATCACAATGTCATATAGCGGTAGACTGTAATTTCGTTGTTCAGATAAAAAAATATGTTCTGCCATTTTAAATGTATTATCAACAAGTCTTTTTCTGTCTGTGTCCTCGTTGATAAAATCCATAATTTTTTTTGTAATATCGTACCTTTCGGCCTTGATGCAACCTATAAAAAATTCAGCCGTTTTAACAGGTGATAGTTTCCCAGTTTCGTTAAAACATTCACCTAAAAAACATTCGTAGAAAGTATCCATCTGTATTTGTAAAGCCCTTGTAATTGTTTCTAATTGAGGTAATGTCATTCTTCGCCTGTTATTCATTAATTGGCTTATTGTGGCAGAATCCATACCGGTAGCTTGTACAAGGTCTTTTTGTTTCCACCCTTTACTATCAAGTGATTCTTGCAAGCGTTGACGTAATTCAATTTGTGCTACTTGATGATTGTATTCAAAGGCGTACATTAAACCTATCCCCCTTTTTTATTTGGAAAAATAAGTAAAAATATTCCATTACATCATACTTTAATTAGATAATATTGTAAATAAAAATAAAAGTATAAGAGTATTATTTTTAAAAATATTAAGTTCTATATGTTCCTAGCTACAAAAAAATAAAACACCTTCAATTCCGTAAAAGGTTGAAAGGTGTTTTATATGTTCATTGTATAGAGCTTGTAGGATGTCAATTTATAAGCTGTTCTCCTTGCTTAATATATTTCTGATGTTAATATTTTATTTATTAAAACAAGAACGATCGTTCTTGTTTTATGTTATAATAGTTTAACAAGATTTAACAACTATGAAAAAACATAAAGTAAATAGGATGGTGGATTGATTAATGATACGTGATCGCGTGATTGTAGATATAGACAAATTAGCTAATGTAATAAAAATCAATTTACGGAATGTGATAAATGATGTTACACCCAATATTAATGGTACTGACGATCAACACGGAGAAAAGCAATTAACTTTTTCCATTCCTTCTCAGACAACTCCTGACCATCCAAAACTACTTTAAACTGTTTTAGTAATTCTTCGTCTGCTAGATCAATATTTGCTAAGAACCCTTTTTCGTCTTTATACGGATCAGGGTTCTCTTTTTTTTGTGCTTCTTCTGCTTCTTCAGCAGGAGAAGGAATCCAGTCATATAGATTAATATCTGTCTTACATAAAAGGTAATCAGTCGTGCAATTTAAAACCTCTGCAAGTGCAACGATTATATCCCAAGGTGGCACAGCTCTACCTGTTTCATAGTTAGATATGCTAACCCGATCAACCCCAACTCTTTCTGCTAAATGTGATTGGTATAATCCAGCCTCTGTTCTTTTTTCTTTGATTCTTTCACCGATTCTTTTTTTTAGATCAGTATTTTCGCTGTTTCCTTGTACCTTATCAAAAAAAGATGCGGTTGCTATAGCTGTCGAGGAAATGTTCGGATATAGCCATCCTAGTGACAACGTTATTGACGCTTATGTGTTAGCTAGAATTGCTCTACATCAATATCGGGAGTCTGTAAGAAAGTACAAACTACGCCTTTTAAATAAAAAATAAACTAACTAAGGAGAGAACGATCTATGAAAACATTAGTTAAAGCTACCTTCCTTGATTTTAATGCAGGTTCAAAAAAGGACATTTTGAAATTTGAAATTAAAGGCGATCTGACAGACGCACAAATAGTCAGCTTGCATAAATTGAAAGGCAATATTGTGTTCCTGGATATTTCAAGCGACCAACTCGATATTTACGATTACGACAGTGAGCCAAAGGTACATGAAGGCATTTGGTACAACGTAGATACGGGAGGAAACGTTGAGGTAACGGAAGAGCAATTGACCATTGAAAACGTTCCTACACCAGTTGAAGAGTTTAACAAGGCAAAAGAAGCTCATGACAATGAAGAAAAGGAACCGCTAGAAGAGATGAAACAAGAAGAATCTAACGTAGATTCCACAAATAATGAAAATGACGATGACTTACCATTCTAAATTGTTCCTGGCCCCTGTTAGCAGCAGGGGCAAAATCTTTCAATCCAAGCATTAAGGGGAGATATGATGCAGATGAGCTTTTTTGCAGAAATAGACCAGAAAGAAACTCATAGGGCTGTAGAGTCTGCATTTGAACAATATCGGTTAAATAAATATTTGATGTTTGAAGAGCGAGAAGCAAATACCACAGCAGGATATACAGAAAGGTTTCATGGGCCAACGAATGTAACCAGTGACCAAACAGCTTCTATAGCAATACACCATGTTGATACTATGAACGCAAGAAAGACCTATTGTAGTTTGATGGAACGAGCAGGTAAATAACTTGCCGCGCAAGGAACGTTTTTTAATAGAAGAAAGGTACATGTGTAGAGAAGCTGAGTATATCACTGACTACAATGTATATAATTTTAAGTTTGACCCCCCTATTAGTAAGGACACCTATAGAAAAATTCGAAAGAAAGCATTTCGCAAACTAGCTATGGTATTAAATATCCAAGTCGAAAAAAGTTCTTCATTATAGGGGTTAAGTTAAGATGGCGATTTGAATAAGATATACAACTAGAAAAAAAGGGGGAGTTAGATGCATACTGTTAAATCAGTAAATCCGCCAGTTATAAAAAATCTCGATGAACAGGTTACGCTATGGATTGATGGCAAACATGGCAGGATTGGTGTTATAGCTCCTAAAAAAAGACCAACACGAGAAGAATGGGTTCAACTACACAGAGAAATAGCAAGTATCTTGGTTGAATCAGCCAAAATAAAAAAAGAGGCCTCCCATTAGGTGATATTATCCCCTTTTAGTAGACAGTAAGAAGCAAGACCCCTTACTGTATTAACTAGGAGGGGAATTTTTTATGGGGAAAATTAGAAAAACATATTCAAAGAATTTTAAGCTAAAAGCCGTACAGCTTTATTTGAGCGGTGAACAAGGGTACAAAACACTTACAAGGGATCTCGGCATTAGTGACCCTTCTATTTTAAGAAGATGGGTTGATCATTATAGAAAGGAAGGTATACAGGGACTAGATGAAAAACGCGGGAGAACAAAAAATCCTCTTAGAGGAAGACCACGAACAAGGCCAGAGAGTACGGAGGAAGAGATAGTTCGATTACGTGCAGAGAACGAATTCTTAAAAAAGTGGCTAGGTCTAGAAAAGAGGTGAAACCGAAAGATAAACGCTGTTTTTTCGAGCTTATTAAAGAATTGTCTAAAAAGTATTCTATTACTTTATTGTGTAAAATTACGAAAGTATCTCGTAGTGGTTTTTACAAGTGGCTTTCTCATGAGAAACACCCCACCTCAAAACAATTGGTAAATGAAAAATTAAGAGGAATGATCATGGAGTGTTATCAAGAGGTCAAAGGCATTTACGGGTATCCCCGAATAAAAGTGTGGTTATTTAGAAGGTACGGACTAAAAGTCAATCATAAACGTGTGTATCGCATCATGAAGGAACTTGGGATACAAGCGCTAATCCGTAAAAAACGAAAATTCTTTGGGCGCAAAGAGAAGGTTGTTATCTCCGAAAACAAGCTGAATCGAAATTTTTACGCCTCACGGCCAAATGAGAAATGGGCTACAGATATTACCTACATACTATTTAATGGTCGCCGTCTTTATCTGTCGGTCATATACGACATGTATAACAACGAAGTTGTTGCCTACAAAACAAGCAAACGTAATGATTTACAGCTTGTAATGGATACCGTAAAATTAGCGCTTAAAAAGCGGGATGTAAACGGAGTCCTCCTACACAG
The nucleotide sequence above comes from Brevibacillus laterosporus LMG 15441. Encoded proteins:
- a CDS encoding helix-turn-helix domain-containing protein, which encodes MYAFEYNHQVAQIELRQRLQESLDSKGWKQKDLVQATGMDSATISQLMNNRRRMTLPQLETITRALQIQMDTFYECFLGECFNETGKLSPVKTAEFFIGCIKAERYDITKKIMDFINEDTDRKRLVDNTFKMAEHIFLSEQRNYSLPLYDIVINNSSTRNEQLAIAYFRRFIIARDVDITVSGYETLYQLLEYLPLLPQEYKFDAYYKILTFYNVVEKWDKLLKYAKELKELATSENEKKYITEALLYEVASYEGLKDYKTALHVIKEYATYGNEYEELAKINETLLLIEMGHVEYIEEHIKLIACDLNKLCVFLPVAIETYLQKDMLQNIGELLCSFEKEIMEICSKTHILIKRHKLKLFQALSAYYFIKGEKDKGFKYNLEAIQLALMFKNVERLRSLILLHYQNDPSEEQKEEFVTIMTRGNNQYEENMDFITGDSVLIRFYRNQLGNSFVSNT
- a CDS encoding helix-turn-helix domain-containing protein, which encodes MSLGWLYPNISSTAIATASFFDKVQGNSENTDLKKRIGERIKEKRTEAGLYQSHLAERVGVDRVSISNYETGRAVPPWDIIVALAEVLNCTTDYLLCKTDINLYDWIPSPAEEAEEAQKKENPDPYKDEKGFLANIDLADEELLKQFKVVLDGQELSEKEWKKLIAFLRVDRQYH
- a CDS encoding transposase, giving the protein MGKIRKTYSKNFKLKAVQLYLSGEQGYKTLTRDLGISDPSILRRWVDHYRKEGIQGLDEKRGRTKNPLRGRPRTRPESTEEEIVRLRAENEFLKKWLGLEKR
- a CDS encoding IS3 family transposase, encoding MKPKDKRCFFELIKELSKKYSITLLCKITKVSRSGFYKWLSHEKHPTSKQLVNEKLRGMIMECYQEVKGIYGYPRIKVWLFRRYGLKVNHKRVYRIMKELGIQALIRKKRKFFGRKEKVVISENKLNRNFYASRPNEKWATDITYILFNGRRLYLSVIYDMYNNEVVAYKTSKRNDLQLVMDTVKLALKKRDVNGVLLHSDQGYQYTSKQYNQFLQKYKIVASMSRKGNCLDNACIEGFFGHLKTECLYLHSFQTDKEVEEALHGYINFYNQQRFQSRLKNLSPIEYRTQAA